A single Anatilimnocola floriformis DNA region contains:
- a CDS encoding DUF1501 domain-containing protein produces MFEMQGRRQFLATGAAAGAVATASLWSPALRAEDKAAVAKLAKGRAEHCIFLWLGGGAGQIDTWDPKAQGDPKAKKPGSMYRSIDTAVAGTQVCEYLPRCATVLDRMNIVRTVNHEVIDEHAAATNRVHTGRPTAGTVVYPSIGSIVAHERGPAGEGVPAYVLIGYPNVTRGPGFLGSKYGYIYLTDTQSGPVGLSRPADISAERQARREQLLAAVREEYGAAKSDEIVKNYDATITEMLKLAGPQFGKVFQLDAEPATLRTRYGGEFGQRCLLARRLVESGARFVEVSHNLNFLNGTGWDVHNQGMAKQHELISELDHALATLVEDLEEKKLLDKTLIVVATEFGRPAAFDGGGGRGHHSKSYSMVLAGGGLKNGLTIGATDELAMKIVDRPVSIPDFHATICWALGIDPHKELYAGDRPVPITDGGQPIAELFA; encoded by the coding sequence GCTCGCCAAGGGTCGGGCGGAGCATTGCATCTTTTTGTGGCTCGGCGGTGGCGCGGGGCAGATTGATACGTGGGATCCCAAAGCGCAGGGAGACCCGAAGGCGAAGAAGCCCGGCAGCATGTACCGCAGCATCGATACGGCCGTTGCGGGGACGCAGGTGTGCGAGTATCTGCCGCGGTGCGCGACGGTGCTGGACCGGATGAATATCGTCCGGACTGTGAATCATGAGGTGATCGACGAACACGCAGCCGCGACCAATCGGGTGCATACCGGCCGGCCGACGGCGGGGACCGTGGTGTATCCTTCGATCGGCTCGATTGTCGCCCACGAGCGTGGACCGGCCGGCGAAGGCGTGCCCGCGTATGTGCTGATCGGTTATCCGAACGTGACCCGCGGGCCGGGGTTCTTGGGCTCGAAGTATGGCTACATCTATCTGACCGATACGCAAAGCGGCCCCGTGGGGCTTTCGCGGCCGGCGGATATTTCGGCCGAGCGACAGGCTCGGCGCGAGCAACTGTTGGCCGCGGTGCGCGAGGAGTACGGCGCGGCGAAGAGCGATGAAATCGTCAAGAACTACGACGCCACGATCACCGAAATGCTGAAGCTGGCCGGACCACAATTTGGCAAGGTGTTTCAACTCGATGCAGAACCGGCGACACTGCGAACTCGTTACGGCGGCGAGTTTGGTCAGCGGTGTTTGCTCGCGCGACGTCTGGTCGAGAGTGGCGCCCGGTTCGTCGAAGTCAGCCACAATCTGAACTTCCTCAACGGCACGGGCTGGGATGTGCATAACCAGGGGATGGCCAAGCAGCACGAATTAATCAGCGAACTCGATCACGCGCTGGCCACACTGGTGGAAGACCTGGAGGAGAAGAAACTACTCGATAAAACGCTGATCGTCGTGGCGACCGAGTTTGGCCGGCCGGCGGCCTTTGATGGCGGTGGCGGTCGCGGCCATCACAGCAAGAGCTACAGCATGGTGCTGGCTGGCGGCGGCTTGAAGAATGGCCTGACGATTGGCGCGACTGACGAACTGGCCATGAAGATTGTCGACCGGCCCGTTTCGATTCCCGATTTTCACGCCACCATTTGCTGGGCGCTGGGCATCGATCCGCACAAGGAACTGTATGCGGGTGATCGGCCGGTGCCGATCACCGATGGTGGCCAGCCGATTGCGGAGCTGTTTGCTTAA